In one Parvibaculum sp. genomic region, the following are encoded:
- a CDS encoding class I SAM-dependent DNA methyltransferase: MTPEEFVAKWKASTLTERAASQSQFLDLCKVLGEPSPSEMDPSGATYAFEKGASKATGASGWADVWKQGFFAWEYKGKGKDLDAAFAQLQQYSGALGNPPLLVVSDMSRFRVTTAWTNTVSKTYELTLDDLLDPAKRQVLKWVLSDPEKLKPGQTRQALTEDAAQKFAVLARRLRERGYDPHRVAHFVNRLVFCMFAEDADLLPNKMFQRMVEASIPDPGRFESMARKLFDAMKSGGLVGFESVQWFNGGLFDDDDALPLDKEDLKQVLAASELVWTEIDPSILGTLFERGLDPDKRSQLGAHYTDRDKILHIIEPVVVRPLLAEWAAVRPEIEEILIKADEAARKAATTRAGAKAAVFTRQRNNLKATAESKFRTFLERLRAFRVLDPACGSGNFLYLSLLALKDIEHRVSVEGEALGLDRQFPEIGPECVLGIEINPYAAELARVSVWIGEIQWMKRNGFGVRTNPILTNLDTIQNRDAILNPDGSEVDWPTADVVVGNPPFLGGKLLRSLLGDSYVEQLFRAYEGRVPAEADLVCYWFTKAFEQLFAGRLSRAGLVATNSIRGGANRRILDSIAREGIIFDASADEPWVVDGASVRVSLVAFAKSAGGLPVHLNGKPVLRVNADLTASAADLTAAVKLPENAGVAFMGDTKGGAFDVSGEQARQWLVLPVNPNGRPNSDVLKPWINGMDLTRRPADKWIIDFGWSMDEASAALYEAPFGYALAAVKPEREKNRRDLYRLNWWRHVEPRPGMWQALSGVTRYIATARVSKFRLFSWCHSKVVPDSAAIVVARDDDTTFGILHSRFHEIWALRLGSSLEDRPRYTPSTTFETFPFPDELTPNLPSSSFAKNPRALAIAAAAKTLDELRRNWLNPPDLVDVVSEVVPGYPERVLPKNDNAEKVLRNRTLTNLYNERPTWLDNAHRDLDAAVASAYGWPVDISDDDALVALLALNQERVLV; this comes from the coding sequence ATGACACCGGAAGAATTTGTTGCGAAATGGAAGGCCAGCACGCTCACAGAGCGCGCGGCGTCCCAGAGCCAGTTTCTAGACCTTTGTAAGGTGTTAGGAGAGCCTTCCCCCTCCGAGATGGACCCTTCCGGCGCGACCTATGCCTTTGAGAAGGGGGCCAGCAAGGCGACGGGCGCAAGCGGCTGGGCCGACGTATGGAAGCAAGGCTTCTTCGCTTGGGAATACAAGGGCAAGGGAAAAGACCTTGATGCTGCCTTTGCGCAACTCCAGCAATACTCTGGTGCGCTCGGCAATCCTCCTCTCCTCGTGGTCTCCGATATGTCACGTTTCCGCGTCACGACGGCGTGGACGAACACAGTTTCCAAGACCTACGAGCTGACGCTTGACGACCTGCTTGACCCGGCAAAACGTCAAGTTCTCAAATGGGTTTTGTCCGACCCAGAAAAACTCAAGCCCGGACAAACCCGCCAGGCGTTGACTGAAGACGCCGCCCAGAAGTTCGCTGTTCTTGCCCGCAGGTTGCGGGAACGAGGCTATGACCCACACCGCGTGGCGCACTTCGTCAACCGGCTTGTCTTTTGTATGTTCGCGGAGGATGCGGACCTGCTGCCGAATAAAATGTTCCAGCGGATGGTGGAGGCATCAATTCCCGACCCCGGCCGATTTGAGTCGATGGCACGGAAGCTATTCGACGCGATGAAGTCCGGTGGACTTGTCGGGTTCGAGTCCGTTCAGTGGTTTAACGGTGGGCTCTTTGACGACGACGATGCGCTGCCGCTCGACAAGGAAGATTTGAAGCAGGTGCTCGCGGCTTCAGAACTGGTTTGGACAGAAATCGACCCGTCAATTTTGGGCACATTGTTTGAGCGTGGCCTTGACCCTGATAAACGCAGCCAACTCGGCGCGCACTACACCGACCGGGATAAAATTCTCCACATCATCGAGCCTGTTGTTGTGCGCCCCCTTCTCGCCGAGTGGGCCGCTGTGCGCCCCGAAATTGAGGAGATACTTATCAAGGCCGACGAGGCAGCGCGAAAAGCAGCTACGACGCGCGCGGGCGCTAAGGCTGCTGTCTTCACCCGGCAACGGAATAACTTGAAGGCAACTGCGGAATCGAAATTCCGCACTTTTCTGGAGCGGCTTCGCGCTTTCCGCGTCCTTGACCCTGCTTGTGGTTCGGGAAATTTCCTTTATTTGTCCCTGCTCGCCCTCAAGGATATTGAGCATCGTGTGAGCGTGGAAGGCGAAGCGCTTGGGCTCGACCGTCAGTTTCCAGAGATTGGCCCTGAATGCGTCCTTGGAATCGAAATAAATCCTTACGCTGCCGAGCTTGCGCGCGTCAGCGTTTGGATTGGCGAAATTCAGTGGATGAAACGCAATGGTTTTGGCGTTCGCACAAATCCAATTCTGACGAACCTCGACACGATTCAGAATCGAGACGCAATTCTAAATCCGGATGGCTCCGAGGTTGATTGGCCTACTGCCGACGTTGTCGTCGGAAACCCTCCGTTCCTAGGCGGAAAGCTTCTCCGTTCATTGCTCGGCGACAGCTATGTCGAACAGTTGTTTAGAGCCTATGAAGGACGAGTTCCCGCCGAAGCTGATTTGGTTTGCTACTGGTTTACCAAAGCGTTTGAACAATTGTTCGCGGGACGTTTGTCACGCGCGGGCCTAGTGGCCACCAACTCCATTCGTGGTGGTGCCAACAGACGTATTTTAGATTCTATTGCGCGGGAAGGCATCATATTCGATGCGTCGGCGGACGAGCCTTGGGTCGTCGATGGCGCATCCGTCAGAGTGTCGCTTGTCGCTTTCGCGAAATCCGCTGGCGGGTTGCCGGTTCATCTCAATGGAAAACCCGTGTTGCGTGTGAACGCGGATTTGACAGCCTCGGCTGCGGACCTAACAGCGGCTGTCAAACTGCCGGAGAACGCAGGTGTGGCGTTTATGGGCGATACTAAGGGCGGCGCGTTTGACGTATCCGGAGAGCAAGCCCGTCAGTGGCTCGTATTGCCGGTGAATCCGAACGGTCGGCCCAATTCCGATGTGCTGAAGCCATGGATTAATGGGATGGACCTCACACGTAGGCCAGCGGACAAGTGGATAATCGATTTTGGCTGGTCGATGGACGAGGCGTCTGCGGCGCTCTATGAGGCACCATTCGGATATGCTTTAGCGGCTGTAAAGCCCGAGCGAGAGAAGAACCGGCGCGACCTTTACCGCCTGAACTGGTGGCGGCACGTTGAGCCACGTCCGGGAATGTGGCAAGCCTTGTCGGGGGTAACTCGCTACATCGCGACCGCACGCGTTTCCAAGTTCCGACTGTTTTCATGGTGCCACAGTAAGGTTGTTCCGGACTCGGCGGCAATTGTTGTGGCGCGCGATGACGATACGACATTCGGCATCCTTCATAGCCGTTTTCATGAGATATGGGCGCTTCGTCTCGGGAGTAGCCTCGAAGACCGCCCCAGATATACACCGAGCACAACATTTGAAACCTTTCCTTTTCCCGATGAACTGACTCCAAATTTGCCCTCATCGTCCTTTGCCAAGAATCCCCGCGCGCTTGCAATTGCTGCGGCGGCAAAAACTCTCGATGAGTTGCGTCGTAATTGGCTCAACCCTCCAGACCTCGTTGATGTCGTATCGGAAGTTGTGCCCGGCTATCCAGAGCGCGTATTGCCGAAAAACGACAATGCGGAAAAAGTTCTCAGGAATCGCACACTGACAAATCTCTATAACGAACGACCAACATGGCTCGACAACGCACACCGGGACCTAGATGCCGCCGTCGCGTCTGCCTATGGTTGGCCTGTCGATATTTCGGATGACGATGCGCTGGTGGCGCTTTTGGCGTTGAATCAGGAACGGGTGCTGGTCTGA
- a CDS encoding IS1595 family transposase, translating to MTRRFDPISIRSLTDLQRHMRTEEEAQRLFEWLRWPEGRLCPFCGSGEHWALTARRAGLYECRGCGRQFSATAGTPLHGTKLPIATWIQAAFLIVSSSKGMSSPALARHLGITQRSAWKIGHAIRLLMNPAAGDAKLSGIVEADDIADGGKASRRNRAKYGEKTAKFIYNAPGRGSGKTRILVAVERGGRVRTAEMADGSASTVGPLVREMVAPEARLMTDGDRALIAAGKDQAAHASVSHSQKEYVRGDAHVNTAEAFNLFLRRAKMGVWHVWSNEHLRRYLTELQFHWDHRPIPKGSGKRRELVAVPSIVLMRILLSRGHGRELRRTKSGSVTEPSSPPGKPAPKTH from the coding sequence ATGACGAGGCGGTTCGACCCCATAAGCATCCGTTCGCTGACGGACCTGCAGCGGCACATGCGCACCGAGGAGGAGGCGCAGCGGCTCTTCGAGTGGCTGCGCTGGCCGGAGGGCCGCCTATGCCCCTTCTGCGGCTCCGGCGAGCACTGGGCGCTGACGGCGAGACGCGCCGGCCTCTACGAGTGCCGCGGCTGCGGCAGGCAGTTCAGCGCCACAGCCGGAACACCGCTCCATGGAACTAAGCTGCCAATCGCAACATGGATTCAGGCGGCCTTTCTCATCGTCTCGTCGAGCAAGGGCATGAGTTCGCCGGCGCTGGCGCGGCACCTCGGCATCACGCAGCGCAGCGCCTGGAAAATCGGTCATGCCATCCGGCTCCTGATGAACCCGGCCGCTGGCGATGCGAAGCTCTCCGGAATTGTCGAGGCCGACGATATTGCCGACGGCGGCAAGGCGTCTCGCAGAAACCGGGCAAAATACGGCGAGAAAACCGCCAAATTCATCTACAACGCTCCCGGCCGCGGCAGCGGCAAGACGCGGATTCTGGTTGCCGTCGAGCGCGGCGGGCGCGTGCGAACGGCAGAAATGGCGGATGGCAGCGCTTCGACCGTCGGACCTCTGGTGCGCGAGATGGTGGCGCCGGAAGCTCGCCTGATGACCGACGGCGACAGGGCACTGATTGCCGCCGGCAAGGACCAGGCGGCGCACGCCTCCGTCAGTCACAGCCAGAAGGAATATGTGCGCGGCGACGCCCATGTGAACACGGCCGAGGCATTCAACCTCTTTCTCCGCCGCGCCAAGATGGGCGTGTGGCATGTCTGGAGCAACGAGCATCTGCGGCGCTACCTCACCGAGCTCCAGTTCCACTGGGACCATCGCCCAATTCCCAAGGGCAGCGGCAAACGACGGGAGCTTGTTGCCGTCCCTTCCATCGTCCTTATGCGGATTTTGCTCTCGCGCGGCCATGGCCGCGAGCTGCGCCGGACGAAGTCCGGAAGCGTCACCGAACCCTCCAGCCCGCCCGGAAAACCGGCCCCAAAGACCCACTAG
- a CDS encoding AAA family ATPase produces MTDTLDDDYMDILNSLTGMDSGDTESNGTAATPPRIIPEDVNQRLQVACAGTSFLTLEDLRNQPLPEHLIEGLLVEKTLSSLYGPSGFGKSFIALDWAMAIATGRPVWEREVQAGLVLYVVAEGEGGFPLRTTAWEVANGVANPPSAIIFEYVPLDLSDQIQVQTFMDRARALAEQVDVPLSLIVLDTLARCMSGNESATDDMKTAVEGADTIRRELDTSVLLVHHSRKDDGEVMRGSSALWASLQTIVNIKKGQVDGEIIAVVKKQKDGPEEAFRLSLDPVECGMDESGKPLDSLAVRFIEVVDEVKSPRRLRSPDHLTPSEESMLSLLDDNPEGVTRKEWHALGEMVGVGTGRSATRNEAIKSLQRKGRIREDDGRFFVVS; encoded by the coding sequence ATGACCGACACGCTAGACGACGACTACATGGATATCTTGAACTCGCTGACGGGAATGGACTCTGGTGACACAGAGAGCAATGGCACCGCCGCGACACCCCCAAGAATCATCCCAGAAGATGTGAACCAGCGCCTTCAGGTAGCTTGTGCTGGGACAAGTTTTCTGACGCTCGAAGACTTGAGGAATCAGCCCCTCCCGGAACACTTAATCGAGGGGCTTTTGGTTGAAAAAACCCTGTCTTCCCTGTATGGCCCGTCAGGCTTCGGAAAGAGCTTTATCGCCTTGGACTGGGCGATGGCCATTGCTACTGGCCGACCGGTCTGGGAGCGCGAAGTTCAGGCGGGCCTTGTTCTTTATGTTGTCGCGGAAGGGGAAGGCGGTTTTCCTCTCCGCACGACTGCGTGGGAGGTCGCCAACGGCGTCGCCAATCCGCCCTCCGCAATCATCTTCGAGTATGTGCCGCTGGACCTTTCCGACCAGATACAGGTCCAGACTTTTATGGATAGGGCTCGTGCGCTTGCGGAACAAGTCGATGTTCCGTTGTCTCTAATCGTCCTGGATACGCTGGCGCGCTGTATGAGCGGCAACGAAAGCGCAACAGACGACATGAAAACTGCGGTCGAAGGTGCGGACACTATCAGGCGGGAGCTGGACACATCTGTCCTCCTTGTCCACCACAGCCGGAAGGACGACGGCGAGGTTATGAGGGGAAGTTCAGCGTTGTGGGCAAGCCTTCAAACCATCGTCAACATCAAGAAGGGGCAGGTTGACGGCGAAATCATCGCCGTCGTGAAGAAGCAAAAAGACGGACCGGAAGAAGCATTCCGCTTATCGCTCGACCCGGTTGAATGCGGAATGGATGAGTCCGGAAAACCGCTCGATAGTCTCGCGGTGCGCTTCATCGAAGTTGTGGACGAAGTTAAGTCGCCACGTCGTTTGCGTAGTCCCGACCATCTCACTCCCAGTGAGGAGTCAATGCTCTCGCTACTCGACGACAATCCAGAGGGAGTCACCCGCAAGGAGTGGCACGCCTTGGGAGAAATGGTTGGCGTTGGTACGGGGCGCTCCGCCACTCGCAACGAAGCAATAAAATCGCTTCAGAGGAAAGGGCGCATACGTGAGGACGATGGTCGTTTCTTCGTCGTGTCGTGA
- a CDS encoding SDR family NAD(P)-dependent oxidoreductase has protein sequence MPKKLEISRRHLMMGAGIAATAFAAGGVHVRADENSAAPDLTGKSILITGCSSGFGRLGAEHYARLGAKVFATMRNLPRPEADELMALAASDDLDITVIEIDVTSDAQVEAGVAEALAAAGGAIDVLVNNAGIALSGPIEVQDIEATRLIFDTNVFGPQRMIRAVLPAMRAAGAGQVFNVTSQLGRLIVPGLAQYSPTKFALEALSEQLAYETVTQGIEVTIVQPGGYPTKIWENSVALAAALKARTPEELLAAYPQMTASMGVASGGGDTDPMDVPRAIAEIIAMPVGERPLRRPVHPVARPQEPINEVSAQQQLAMLGGSPYGPLVKAVLTR, from the coding sequence ATGCCGAAAAAACTGGAAATCAGCCGCCGTCACCTGATGATGGGCGCCGGAATCGCGGCGACCGCTTTTGCGGCCGGCGGCGTTCATGTGCGCGCTGATGAAAATTCAGCCGCACCGGATCTCACCGGCAAGTCGATCCTCATCACCGGGTGTTCGTCGGGTTTTGGCCGTCTCGGCGCCGAGCATTACGCGCGGCTGGGCGCAAAAGTGTTTGCAACGATGCGCAACCTGCCGCGCCCCGAGGCCGATGAATTGATGGCGCTCGCCGCGAGCGACGATCTCGACATCACGGTGATCGAAATCGACGTGACCTCGGACGCGCAGGTCGAGGCAGGCGTTGCCGAAGCGCTCGCGGCGGCGGGCGGCGCGATCGACGTGCTGGTCAACAATGCCGGCATCGCCCTTTCCGGGCCGATCGAAGTCCAGGACATCGAAGCCACGCGGTTGATCTTCGACACCAATGTGTTCGGCCCGCAGCGGATGATCCGTGCGGTCCTCCCGGCCATGCGCGCCGCCGGCGCCGGACAGGTCTTCAATGTCACCTCCCAGCTTGGCCGCCTCATCGTTCCGGGCCTCGCACAATATTCGCCGACCAAGTTCGCGCTCGAGGCGCTCAGCGAGCAGCTCGCCTATGAGACGGTCACGCAGGGTATCGAAGTGACGATCGTCCAGCCCGGCGGCTACCCGACGAAGATCTGGGAAAACTCGGTTGCCCTCGCGGCCGCGCTCAAGGCCCGCACGCCGGAGGAATTGCTCGCCGCCTATCCCCAGATGACCGCGTCCATGGGCGTCGCGAGCGGCGGCGGCGACACGGACCCGATGGATGTTCCGCGCGCGATCGCCGAAATCATCGCGATGCCGGTCGGCGAACGCCCCTTGCGGCGCCCGGTACACCCGGTCGCGCGCCCGCAGGAACCCATCAACGAAGTATCGGCGCAGCAACAACTGGCAATGCTCGGCGGCTCGCCCTATGGCCCTTTGGTCAAGGCGGTGCTGACACGCTAG
- a CDS encoding aldo/keto reductase, with translation MPETRKIGPFDVSAIGLGCMSLSHAYGPPPPEAQAERVLTGAVEAGYTFFDTAAVYGLGHNERLVGRVLKPYRDRIVLASKCGMTRGEERDLNGSPERLKQTCDESLARLGVEVIDLYYLHRWDKRVPIEESVGALADLVAVGKIRSIGLSEVGATTLRKAHAVHPIAALQTEYSPWTRNPEIAVLDACRELGVTFVAFSPVARGFLAGGASEPEKFGKGDFRKAMPRFNGEALAANLKLLDAFSAIAHDAGCTRAQLCLAWLLQKDPNVVPIPGTSNPDHMTENAGALHVRLSTETMAQIEATVNERTVAGARYPEAMQATVDTEDWAA, from the coding sequence ATGCCCGAGACACGGAAAATCGGCCCCTTCGACGTTTCGGCCATCGGGCTCGGCTGCATGAGCCTTTCGCATGCCTATGGCCCGCCGCCGCCCGAAGCGCAGGCCGAGCGCGTGCTGACGGGCGCGGTGGAGGCCGGCTACACGTTTTTCGATACGGCCGCGGTTTACGGGCTCGGCCATAATGAGCGGCTGGTCGGGCGCGTGCTCAAGCCGTATCGCGACCGGATCGTGCTCGCATCCAAATGCGGCATGACGCGCGGCGAGGAGCGCGATCTCAACGGCTCGCCCGAACGTCTGAAACAAACATGCGACGAAAGCCTGGCGCGGCTCGGCGTCGAGGTCATCGACCTTTACTATCTGCATCGCTGGGACAAGCGTGTGCCGATCGAGGAGAGCGTCGGGGCGCTGGCCGATCTCGTGGCGGTCGGAAAAATCCGCAGCATCGGGTTGTCGGAAGTTGGCGCCACAACGCTGCGCAAGGCACATGCGGTGCATCCGATCGCCGCGCTACAGACCGAATACTCGCCGTGGACGCGCAATCCGGAAATCGCGGTGCTCGACGCCTGCCGCGAACTTGGCGTGACGTTCGTCGCCTTCAGCCCGGTGGCGCGCGGCTTTCTGGCCGGCGGTGCGAGCGAGCCCGAGAAATTCGGCAAGGGCGATTTCCGCAAGGCGATGCCGCGATTCAATGGCGAGGCGCTGGCCGCCAATCTGAAACTACTCGACGCCTTCAGCGCCATCGCGCACGACGCCGGTTGCACGCGGGCGCAACTCTGCCTCGCCTGGCTGCTGCAGAAGGATCCCAACGTCGTGCCGATCCCCGGCACGTCGAACCCCGATCACATGACCGAGAATGCCGGCGCGCTGCATGTTCGCCTCTCGACGGAGACGATGGCGCAGATCGAGGCGACGGTGAACGAACGCACCGTCGCCGGGGCGCGCTATCCCGAGGCCATGCAGGCGACGGTCGACACCGAAGACTGGGCCGCCTGA
- a CDS encoding TRAP transporter substrate-binding protein translates to MNDRKLNKRDFLKKAGVASVAAVGATTLAAPYVKAQSPIKWRMQTYAGASLAEHVIKPSIDEFNKAANGEMEIELFYADQLVPQGELFRAVQRGTIDAAQSDDDSMASPVDVSVFGAYFPFASRYGLDVPVLWEWYGLRELWEEAYAEVPGVTWLSAGAWDPCNFVTNKPIRSLEDLKGLRVFTFPTGGTFLQRFGVVPVTLPWEDIEVAIQTGELDGVAWCGATETYTVGWADITKYYLTNNISGAWAGSYIANTDKWNALPEHLKTLFKLSMDSSHYYRQHWYWWGEAHYRTTGGKLELTTIPEAEWKTVEDEALKFWDEIAQKSPRNAKIVQILKNYADTMRKAGAPYRYG, encoded by the coding sequence ATGAACGACCGCAAACTGAACAAACGCGACTTTCTGAAAAAGGCCGGCGTGGCATCGGTTGCCGCTGTCGGCGCAACAACACTGGCCGCGCCTTACGTGAAGGCGCAGAGCCCGATCAAATGGCGCATGCAAACCTATGCCGGCGCCTCGCTTGCCGAACACGTCATCAAACCGTCGATCGACGAGTTCAACAAGGCCGCCAACGGCGAGATGGAAATCGAACTCTTCTATGCCGACCAGTTGGTGCCGCAGGGCGAACTTTTCCGCGCCGTACAGCGCGGCACCATCGACGCCGCGCAGAGCGATGACGACAGCATGGCCTCGCCCGTGGACGTTTCGGTCTTCGGCGCCTACTTCCCCTTCGCCTCGCGCTACGGCCTCGACGTGCCGGTGCTGTGGGAATGGTACGGTCTGCGCGAGCTCTGGGAAGAAGCCTATGCCGAAGTGCCGGGCGTCACCTGGCTCAGCGCCGGTGCATGGGATCCGTGCAACTTCGTCACCAACAAGCCGATCCGTTCGCTCGAAGATCTGAAGGGCCTTCGCGTCTTCACCTTCCCGACGGGCGGCACCTTCCTGCAGCGCTTCGGCGTCGTGCCGGTGACGCTGCCATGGGAAGACATCGAAGTGGCGATCCAGACCGGCGAGCTCGACGGTGTCGCCTGGTGCGGCGCGACCGAGACCTACACGGTGGGCTGGGCCGACATCACGAAGTACTATCTCACCAACAACATCTCCGGTGCCTGGGCGGGCTCCTATATCGCCAACACCGACAAGTGGAACGCGCTGCCCGAGCATCTGAAGACGCTCTTCAAGCTCTCCATGGACAGCTCCCATTATTATCGTCAGCACTGGTACTGGTGGGGCGAGGCGCATTACCGCACGACCGGCGGCAAGCTAGAACTGACAACTATTCCCGAAGCGGAATGGAAGACGGTCGAGGACGAGGCGCTGAAATTCTGGGATGAGATCGCCCAGAAGAGCCCGCGCAACGCCAAGATCGTGCAGATCCTGAAAAACTACGCCGACACGATGCGCAAGGCCGGCGCACCCTACCGCTACGGCTAG
- a CDS encoding NAD(P)/FAD-dependent oxidoreductase yields the protein MADTADNAELGFDPAALKKKYRAERDKRLRADANEQYVEIKGKFAHYLEDPYVEPGFARDPLTDEVDVVIVGGGFGGLLAGARLREAGVESIRMIEKGGDFGGTWYWNRYPGAACDIESYIYLPLLEEIGYIPVEKYSKAAEILEHSRAIGRHFKLYDDALFQTEVQEMRWDEEAARWIVHTNRGDAIRARFVVTASGPLHRPKLPGIPGIESFKGHSFHTSRWDYEYTGGDCNSGLDGLKDKRVGIIGTGATAVQCVPHLGAWAKELYVFQRTPSSIDVRNNRPTDPEWAKSLPAGWQQHRMDNFNTLVSGGYQEEDLVNDGWTDIIGNLLMMARKNTGDRSPVEMAEMVQLADFQKMESIRKRVETVVADPAKAEALKPWYNQFCKRPCFHDEYLDTFNRPNVHLIDTQGRGVERIGEHSIVANGREFEVDCLIYATGFEVGTSYTRRAGFEIYGRDGLSLTQKWQDGISTLHGMHTRGFPNCFIVSNSQSGFTANFPHMLNEQSKHLAYIVKECIDRQARVVEVAEEAEKEWVDAVIKASVFNRRFLEECTPGYYNNEGKPSDLAIRNGFYGGGSIAFIQILEDWRAKGGLPGLELQ from the coding sequence ATGGCTGACACAGCAGACAACGCCGAACTGGGATTCGATCCCGCGGCCCTCAAGAAAAAATATCGCGCCGAGCGCGACAAGCGTCTGCGCGCCGACGCCAACGAACAATATGTCGAGATCAAGGGCAAGTTCGCGCACTACCTCGAAGACCCCTATGTCGAGCCGGGCTTCGCGCGCGATCCGCTGACCGATGAAGTCGATGTCGTGATCGTCGGCGGCGGCTTCGGCGGTCTGCTCGCCGGCGCACGGTTGCGCGAGGCGGGCGTCGAAAGCATCCGCATGATCGAGAAGGGCGGTGACTTCGGCGGCACCTGGTACTGGAATCGCTATCCGGGCGCGGCCTGCGATATCGAATCCTACATATATCTGCCGCTGCTCGAAGAGATCGGCTACATCCCGGTCGAAAAATATTCGAAGGCGGCTGAAATCCTCGAACACAGCCGCGCCATCGGCCGTCACTTCAAGCTTTATGACGATGCGCTCTTCCAGACCGAAGTGCAGGAAATGCGATGGGATGAAGAGGCCGCGCGCTGGATCGTCCACACCAATCGGGGCGACGCCATCCGCGCGCGTTTCGTGGTGACGGCGAGCGGCCCGCTCCACCGGCCAAAGCTGCCCGGCATCCCCGGCATCGAAAGCTTCAAGGGACATTCCTTCCATACGAGCCGCTGGGACTATGAATATACCGGCGGCGACTGCAATAGCGGTCTCGACGGCCTGAAGGACAAACGCGTCGGCATCATCGGCACCGGCGCGACGGCGGTGCAGTGCGTGCCGCATCTCGGCGCATGGGCGAAGGAGCTCTACGTCTTCCAGCGCACGCCTTCATCCATCGACGTGCGCAACAACCGGCCGACCGATCCCGAATGGGCGAAGAGCCTGCCGGCGGGCTGGCAGCAGCACCGCATGGACAATTTCAATACGCTGGTCTCCGGCGGCTATCAGGAGGAAGACCTCGTCAATGACGGCTGGACCGACATCATCGGCAACTTGCTGATGATGGCGCGCAAGAACACCGGCGACCGCTCGCCGGTCGAAATGGCCGAGATGGTTCAGCTCGCCGACTTCCAGAAAATGGAATCGATCCGCAAGCGCGTCGAAACCGTCGTCGCCGACCCCGCCAAGGCCGAAGCGTTGAAGCCCTGGTACAATCAGTTCTGCAAGCGCCCGTGTTTCCATGACGAATATCTCGACACGTTCAACCGTCCGAATGTGCATCTGATCGACACGCAGGGCCGCGGCGTCGAACGCATCGGCGAGCACTCGATCGTCGCCAACGGCCGGGAGTTCGAAGTCGACTGCCTGATCTACGCGACGGGCTTCGAAGTCGGCACCAGCTACACGCGCCGCGCCGGCTTCGAGATCTACGGCCGCGACGGCCTCTCCCTCACGCAGAAGTGGCAGGACGGAATCTCGACGCTGCACGGCATGCACACGCGCGGCTTCCCCAATTGTTTCATCGTCTCGAATTCGCAGTCGGGCTTCACCGCCAATTTCCCGCACATGCTCAACGAGCAGTCGAAGCATCTCGCCTACATCGTCAAGGAATGCATCGACCGTCAGGCGCGCGTTGTCGAAGTCGCGGAAGAAGCCGAAAAGGAATGGGTGGACGCCGTCATCAAGGCGTCGGTCTTCAATCGCCGCTTCCTCGAGGAATGCACGCCCGGCTACTACAACAACGAAGGCAAGCCCTCCGACCTCGCCATCCGCAACGGCTTCTATGGCGGCGGCTCCATCGCCTTCATCCAGATACTGGAAGACTGGCGCGCCAAGGGCGGCCTGCCGGGGCTGGAGTTGCAGTAA